In Desulfofundulus kuznetsovii DSM 6115, the following are encoded in one genomic region:
- a CDS encoding hydantoinase/oxoprolinase family protein, with translation MLGKKVLKGKKNPPPARDSRDASPAYRAAVDTGGTFTDICLLREDTGEIFISKVPSTPSDPARAVLDGLARATAAAGLEPAGLRMLLHGTTVATNALLEGKGAPVALLVTRGFKDILLIGRQNRPALYDFWTVKPRPLVPRRLTFEVTERIMADGQVYIPLDEGEVQAIVEEIRRAGVTSIAVSFLHSYANPRHEQKARDIIARLYPGARVTLSSDILPEFREYERTSTTVINALVQPRIAAYIARLKEGLKGLTSPGVQSKRPPGLFIMQSSGGMLTAEQAMRESARTVLSGPAGGVLAGLFLARQTGRPNVITADMGGTSMDICLIKGEQLRHTTEGAIGGYPLSLPMLDIHTIGAGGGSIGWVDGGGALRVGPASAGAAPGPACYGLGGTEPTVTDANLVLGRISPTRSLNPAFTLQPRLARQYLEEKIARPLKLTVEEAAAGMIRVVNAAMARAMRVVSVQRGHDPRDFTLVAFGGAGPLHAVELARELNIPYVLIPRYPGVTSALGMLHADVRRDYVRTALLPLNDTEPDQLADLYTPLEEKGRRELEEEGFSPAEIIITRQADLRYRGQSYTLTLPVPAGQLAAEDLAILRRSFHLLHRQEYGFCREEAPLEVVNLRLVALGSLPRPHISTPGKKKGSRAAPEPLEERPVYFGDRFLPTLVYHRNDLEPDMSLKGPAVIEQSDTTTLVWPGTSVRVDQWGNLIIHVGGR, from the coding sequence TTGTTGGGAAAGAAAGTGCTTAAAGGAAAGAAAAACCCTCCCCCGGCCCGGGACAGCAGGGATGCAAGCCCCGCCTACCGGGCCGCCGTGGATACGGGGGGCACATTTACCGATATCTGCCTGTTGCGGGAGGACACCGGAGAAATATTTATCTCCAAGGTACCTTCAACCCCCTCTGATCCGGCCCGGGCCGTACTGGACGGCCTGGCCAGGGCAACAGCCGCAGCCGGTTTGGAACCTGCCGGATTGAGAATGCTCCTGCACGGCACCACCGTGGCCACCAACGCCCTCCTGGAAGGTAAGGGCGCACCGGTTGCCCTCCTGGTTACCCGGGGCTTTAAGGACATCTTGCTCATCGGGAGGCAAAACCGGCCGGCCCTTTACGATTTCTGGACAGTAAAACCCCGCCCCCTTGTTCCCCGCCGCCTCACCTTCGAGGTAACGGAACGGATCATGGCGGACGGCCAGGTATACATTCCCCTGGATGAAGGGGAAGTGCAGGCTATAGTGGAAGAAATCCGCCGGGCCGGGGTAACTTCCATTGCCGTGAGCTTTCTGCACTCCTACGCCAACCCCCGGCACGAACAGAAGGCACGGGATATCATCGCCCGGCTTTACCCCGGCGCCCGGGTGACCCTTTCTTCCGATATCCTGCCCGAATTCCGGGAATACGAACGCACCAGTACCACCGTCATCAACGCCCTGGTTCAGCCCCGGATAGCCGCTTATATAGCCCGCCTGAAGGAAGGTTTAAAGGGCCTCACCAGCCCGGGGGTGCAAAGCAAACGGCCACCCGGTTTGTTCATCATGCAGTCCAGCGGGGGCATGCTGACGGCGGAGCAGGCCATGCGGGAAAGCGCCCGCACCGTTCTTTCCGGACCCGCCGGCGGGGTTTTAGCCGGGTTGTTCCTGGCCCGCCAGACCGGCCGCCCCAATGTAATTACCGCCGATATGGGCGGCACCAGCATGGATATCTGCCTGATTAAGGGAGAGCAGCTGCGCCATACCACGGAGGGTGCCATTGGCGGTTACCCGCTGAGCCTCCCCATGCTGGATATCCACACCATCGGGGCGGGTGGAGGCAGCATTGGCTGGGTGGACGGAGGCGGAGCCCTGCGGGTGGGGCCCGCCAGCGCCGGGGCCGCTCCCGGCCCGGCCTGCTACGGCCTGGGGGGAACCGAGCCTACGGTTACTGACGCCAACCTGGTGCTGGGACGTATCAGCCCCACCCGGAGTTTAAATCCCGCCTTTACTTTACAACCCCGGCTGGCCCGGCAATACCTGGAGGAAAAGATTGCCCGCCCCTTGAAACTTACTGTTGAAGAAGCCGCGGCAGGTATGATCCGGGTAGTAAATGCCGCCATGGCCCGGGCCATGCGGGTTGTTTCCGTCCAGCGGGGCCATGACCCCCGGGATTTCACCCTGGTGGCCTTCGGCGGGGCCGGGCCTCTGCACGCCGTGGAACTGGCCCGGGAGCTGAACATTCCCTATGTGCTCATCCCCCGCTACCCCGGAGTCACCTCCGCCCTGGGTATGCTCCATGCCGACGTGCGCCGCGATTACGTACGCACGGCGCTGTTGCCTTTAAACGACACGGAGCCGGACCAACTGGCGGACCTTTACACACCTCTCGAAGAAAAAGGCCGGCGTGAGCTGGAAGAGGAGGGATTTTCCCCCGCGGAGATCATTATCACCCGCCAGGCCGATTTGCGCTACAGGGGCCAGTCCTATACCCTGACCCTGCCGGTGCCGGCCGGTCAACTGGCTGCGGAGGATCTGGCCATTTTACGGCGCAGCTTTCACCTGCTTCACCGGCAGGAATACGGGTTCTGCCGCGAGGAAGCCCCTTTAGAAGTGGTCAACCTGCGGCTGGTAGCCCTGGGCAGCCTGCCCCGCCCTCACATATCCACCCCCGGAAAAAAGAAGGGTTCAAGGGCGGCGCCTGAACCGCTGGAAGAGCGGCCGGTGTATTTTGGCGACCGTTTCTTACCCACACTGGTTTATCACCGCAACGACCTGGAACCGGACATGAGCCTGAAGGGACCGGCGGTAATTGAGCAATCCGACACCACCACCCTGGTATGGCCCGGAACATCCGTACGGGTAGACCAGTGGGGCAATCTCATCATCCATGTGGGGGGAAGATAG
- a CDS encoding hydantoinase B/oxoprolinase family protein: MSQLDIDPIQLEVTRHALQSVAEEMGATLTRTALSPNIKDRRDCSTAIYTADGRLVAQAEHIPLHLGLMPAVVQAVLREYPLAKLEEGDAVIINDPYISGSHLPDICVISPVFYRNRPLALVANLAHHVDVGGAVPGSMSTTATEIFQEGIRIPPVKIRRRGKVNQELLKLVSHNLRTAREFHGDIQAQLTANDRGIKRLMELAERYGANALKEHMEQIISYTHRRLLAALEIIPPGTYEFEDFLEGDGLEQNPINVRVAITRHNKGLTVDFSGTHPQVRGPVNATRGVTLACVYYVIKAVVDPDLPSSDGLNRAVEVVTPEGSLVNPVFPAPVAHANINTAQRIADVLLGALARAVPERVTAAGTGSMSNFTVGGVDPATGTYYSYVETYGGGQGAKHNQDGMDGVHVHMTNTRNTPVEVIEQSYPLRVERYALVPDSGGAGKHRGGLGMMREITVLRGEATVAVSTERAELPPWGLAGGLPGQQAMVRVAWPANTTFANSGFNGGPTGRLPAAATVETEMNGGKLTCRVPAGTTIRLQTAGGGGYGNPLERDPELVRQDVLEGLVSRRAAKEVYGVIFTAELEIDHEATARQREELRRKGQ; this comes from the coding sequence ATGTCCCAATTAGATATTGACCCCATACAACTGGAAGTAACCCGCCACGCCCTGCAATCGGTAGCCGAGGAAATGGGCGCCACCCTTACCAGGACGGCCCTGTCCCCCAATATCAAAGACCGCCGCGACTGCTCCACCGCCATCTATACCGCCGACGGCCGGCTGGTGGCCCAGGCGGAACACATTCCCCTGCACCTGGGCCTCATGCCCGCAGTGGTGCAGGCGGTATTGCGGGAATACCCCCTGGCAAAACTTGAGGAGGGCGATGCAGTTATCATCAACGATCCTTACATCAGCGGCTCCCACCTGCCAGACATCTGCGTGATCAGTCCGGTCTTTTACCGGAACAGGCCCCTGGCCCTGGTGGCCAATCTCGCCCACCATGTGGATGTAGGAGGTGCAGTTCCGGGCAGCATGTCCACTACAGCCACGGAAATTTTCCAGGAGGGTATCCGTATCCCACCGGTTAAAATCCGCAGGCGGGGCAAGGTCAACCAGGAGCTTTTAAAACTGGTTTCCCACAACCTGCGGACCGCCAGGGAGTTTCATGGCGATATCCAGGCCCAGCTCACGGCCAACGACCGGGGGATAAAAAGGCTTATGGAACTGGCGGAGCGCTACGGAGCAAATGCCTTGAAGGAGCATATGGAACAAATCATCAGCTACACCCACCGGCGGCTGCTCGCTGCCTTAGAAATAATACCTCCGGGTACCTACGAGTTTGAAGACTTCCTGGAAGGTGACGGTCTGGAACAAAATCCCATCAATGTCCGGGTAGCCATTACCCGGCACAACAAGGGGCTTACGGTAGACTTCAGCGGCACCCACCCCCAGGTAAGGGGACCGGTCAATGCCACCAGAGGGGTAACCCTAGCCTGTGTGTACTATGTAATAAAAGCAGTGGTGGACCCCGATTTGCCTTCCAGTGACGGCCTCAACCGGGCTGTGGAGGTAGTTACACCCGAAGGCAGTCTGGTAAATCCCGTCTTCCCCGCCCCGGTAGCCCACGCCAACATTAATACTGCCCAGCGCATTGCCGACGTGCTCCTGGGTGCCCTGGCCCGGGCGGTGCCGGAGCGGGTAACGGCAGCGGGAACGGGAAGCATGAGCAATTTCACCGTGGGCGGCGTCGACCCCGCCACCGGCACCTACTATTCCTACGTGGAAACATACGGCGGCGGCCAGGGAGCAAAACACAACCAGGACGGGATGGACGGAGTACACGTGCATATGACCAACACCCGCAACACACCGGTGGAAGTAATCGAGCAGTCCTACCCGCTCAGGGTGGAGCGTTACGCCCTGGTTCCCGATTCGGGCGGGGCCGGAAAGCACCGGGGCGGTCTGGGCATGATGCGGGAAATCACGGTCTTAAGGGGAGAAGCCACAGTAGCGGTAAGCACTGAACGGGCCGAATTGCCGCCCTGGGGCCTGGCGGGTGGTTTGCCGGGACAGCAGGCTATGGTCAGGGTGGCTTGGCCGGCAAATACAACCTTTGCAAATTCAGGTTTCAACGGGGGCCCTACCGGACGGCTGCCAGCGGCAGCAACAGTGGAAACAGAAATGAACGGAGGAAAATTAACCTGCCGGGTACCGGCGGGAACCACCATCAGGCTGCAAACCGCCGGCGGGGGTGGTTACGGTAACCCCCTGGAACGGGATCCGGAGCTGGTACGGCAGGATGTGCTGGAGGGTCTGGTCAGCCGGCGGGCGGCAAAAGAAGTGTATGGAGTAATATTCACCGCGGAGCTGGAGATAGACCATGAGGCCACCGCCCGGCAGCGGGAAGAATTGCGCCGCAAGGGGCAATGA
- the lgt gene encoding prolipoprotein diacylglyceryl transferase, producing the protein MISVIDPVAIHIGPLQIRWYGIIMATAFLTGIFLALRRAEQNRMDSNHILNMVTLIIPAAIIGARIYYVIFEWSSYQHNPWEALAIWHGGLAIHGGLLGGTLAGVWYARRHKLSVPLLADILAPSVILGQAIGRWGNFINQEAHGGPVSPEFMAYFPDFIRRQMFIEGQYYHPTFLYESLWNLAVFAFLMWYWPRKRFTGEVALLYLGLYSVGRFFIEGLRTDSLMLGPIRVAQLVSLLLIGLAVTGIWYGRAKTKTNIPRSSKQDTRSK; encoded by the coding sequence GTGATTTCAGTGATTGATCCCGTAGCCATCCATATCGGCCCGTTGCAGATACGCTGGTACGGCATCATTATGGCCACGGCATTTTTAACCGGCATTTTTTTAGCCTTGCGCCGGGCGGAGCAAAACCGGATGGACTCCAATCACATCTTGAATATGGTAACATTGATTATCCCGGCGGCCATCATTGGTGCCCGTATATATTACGTTATTTTTGAATGGTCCAGCTACCAGCACAACCCCTGGGAAGCCCTGGCCATCTGGCACGGCGGGCTCGCCATTCACGGCGGTCTGCTCGGGGGCACCCTGGCGGGGGTGTGGTATGCCCGCCGGCATAAACTGTCCGTCCCACTGCTGGCCGACATTTTGGCCCCCAGCGTCATCCTGGGCCAGGCCATCGGCCGCTGGGGCAACTTCATCAACCAGGAAGCCCACGGCGGTCCCGTATCCCCGGAGTTTATGGCCTACTTCCCGGACTTTATTCGCCGGCAAATGTTTATCGAAGGCCAGTATTACCACCCCACCTTTTTGTATGAATCGCTATGGAATCTGGCGGTATTTGCCTTCCTGATGTGGTACTGGCCCAGGAAACGCTTCACCGGAGAGGTAGCCCTTTTATACTTAGGCCTGTACTCGGTAGGACGCTTCTTTATCGAAGGTTTGCGTACCGACAGCCTGATGCTGGGACCCATCCGGGTAGCCCAGCTGGTCAGCCTCCTCCTGATCGGGCTGGCTGTGACGGGAATATGGTACGGGCGGGCGAAAACTAAGACCAATATACCCCGAAGCTCCAAACAAGACACCCGTTCTAAGTAA
- a CDS encoding FtsK/SpoIIIE family DNA translocase has translation MAKPWLEELKFELYGLAIITLALLGMASLFTPAAGTVGHFLARGLTITAGSGRYLLPVVLFCFGIKVMRERKVNGITSRAWGLLILLISTLTFLHLFIPPDQFFRAAWQGQGGGLVGAAFSYLLHLCFGAAGSYILLAFLSTTGLVLLTGHSLTRLMGIIVQAVRSTLQRLGKRLSDFFFEEVEEADTCKQTSSPALPEKKDNLPLPQPNALTGETETQEQGTKNRRQQKERRKQNAREQDGAELMETEVAPCALADGRPYRLPSTGLLAKPKPRDNSILEREIAEKKQILEETLASFNIQARVTQVSVGPAITRYEIQPPAGIKVSRIMGLADDIALAMAAPGVRIEAPIPGKAAVGIEVPNREIATVQLRELLESREFTESPSRLTVVLGRDIAGAPVIADLGKMPHLLVAGATGSGKSVCINTLIASILFKATPDEVKFLMIDPKMVELTTYNGIPHLVSPVVTDAKKAAGVLRWAVKEMERRYELFARTGVRDIKRYNELFRTAGKNPATDAASTPDEAAAATTAQAEGPLPFVVIIIDELADLMMVAPADVEDSICRLAQMARAAGLHLVVATQRPSVDVITGLIKANIPSRISFAVSSQMDSRTILDMGGAEKLLGKGDMLFFPVGAPKPMRVQGAYLSDQEVENLTSFLREQAQPVYDQRVMEEPPVEEEEARMEDEDELLPQAVKILIENGNASISMLQRRLHIGYARAARLIDIMEQRGIVGKFEGSKPRAILMTMEQYQQMFGRTG, from the coding sequence GTGGCCAAACCCTGGTTGGAGGAGCTTAAATTTGAGCTTTACGGACTGGCCATCATAACCCTGGCACTCTTAGGCATGGCCAGCTTGTTTACCCCGGCGGCAGGAACGGTAGGGCACTTTCTTGCCCGGGGTTTGACGATCACTGCCGGAAGCGGCCGTTACCTGCTGCCCGTAGTTCTGTTTTGTTTCGGGATAAAAGTTATGCGCGAACGAAAGGTTAACGGGATAACCTCCCGCGCCTGGGGCCTGCTAATATTGCTGATCAGCACCCTCACCTTTTTGCACTTGTTTATTCCGCCGGACCAGTTCTTTCGCGCCGCCTGGCAAGGACAAGGCGGCGGGTTGGTGGGAGCCGCTTTCAGCTATTTACTGCATCTGTGCTTTGGCGCTGCCGGAAGCTATATCCTGCTGGCCTTTCTCAGTACAACTGGCCTTGTCTTGCTCACCGGCCATTCCCTGACCAGGCTTATGGGCATTATAGTTCAGGCCGTACGCAGCACGTTGCAGCGCCTGGGGAAGCGTTTGTCCGACTTTTTCTTTGAAGAGGTGGAAGAGGCGGACACCTGCAAACAAACCAGCTCCCCTGCCCTTCCCGAAAAAAAGGACAACCTTCCCCTGCCGCAGCCAAATGCCCTGACCGGGGAGACGGAAACACAGGAACAAGGCACCAAAAACCGCCGGCAGCAAAAGGAACGGCGCAAGCAAAACGCCCGGGAGCAGGACGGAGCGGAATTAATGGAGACGGAGGTAGCCCCTTGCGCCCTGGCCGACGGCCGCCCCTACCGCCTGCCTTCCACCGGTCTCCTGGCTAAACCCAAGCCCCGGGATAATTCCATTTTAGAGCGGGAGATTGCCGAGAAAAAACAAATTCTTGAAGAAACCCTGGCCAGTTTTAACATTCAAGCCCGGGTGACCCAGGTATCCGTAGGGCCGGCCATCACCCGGTATGAAATCCAGCCTCCGGCGGGCATTAAAGTCAGCCGCATTATGGGCCTGGCCGACGACATAGCCCTGGCCATGGCAGCTCCCGGGGTACGCATTGAAGCGCCCATCCCGGGCAAGGCAGCGGTGGGCATCGAGGTGCCCAACCGGGAAATAGCCACCGTGCAACTGCGGGAATTGCTTGAAAGCAGGGAGTTCACGGAAAGCCCTTCCCGCCTTACCGTAGTTCTGGGCCGCGATATTGCTGGGGCACCCGTCATCGCAGACCTGGGTAAAATGCCCCACCTGCTGGTAGCCGGCGCGACGGGCTCGGGGAAAAGTGTGTGCATTAATACCTTAATTGCCAGCATTCTATTCAAGGCTACTCCCGATGAGGTTAAATTTTTAATGATCGATCCCAAAATGGTGGAATTAACTACTTACAACGGTATTCCCCATCTGGTGTCTCCGGTGGTTACCGACGCCAAAAAAGCGGCCGGGGTCTTACGCTGGGCGGTAAAGGAGATGGAGCGGCGTTATGAGCTTTTTGCCCGCACGGGGGTAAGGGATATCAAACGTTACAATGAGCTGTTCCGGACGGCCGGGAAAAACCCGGCAACAGATGCCGCCTCAACCCCGGACGAAGCTGCAGCGGCCACAACGGCACAGGCGGAAGGCCCCCTGCCCTTTGTGGTGATCATCATTGATGAACTGGCCGACCTGATGATGGTCGCCCCGGCCGACGTGGAGGATTCCATCTGCCGTCTGGCCCAAATGGCCCGTGCGGCGGGGCTCCACCTGGTCGTAGCCACCCAGCGCCCCTCGGTGGATGTGATCACCGGCTTAATCAAGGCCAATATTCCCTCCCGCATCTCCTTTGCCGTCTCCTCCCAGATGGATTCCCGGACCATCCTGGACATGGGGGGGGCAGAAAAACTGCTGGGCAAAGGAGACATGCTCTTCTTCCCGGTGGGGGCTCCAAAACCCATGCGCGTGCAGGGAGCCTACCTGTCGGATCAGGAGGTGGAAAACCTCACTTCCTTCCTGAGGGAACAGGCTCAACCGGTATATGACCAGCGGGTAATGGAAGAACCGCCGGTGGAGGAGGAAGAGGCCAGGATGGAGGATGAAGATGAACTGCTTCCCCAGGCAGTAAAAATACTTATTGAAAACGGCAATGCATCCATTTCCATGCTGCAAAGAAGGCTGCATATTGGTTATGCCCGGGCCGCCCGGTTGATCGATATTATGGAGCAACGGGGCATCGTGGGCAAATTCGAGGGGAGCAAGCCCCGGGCCATTTTAATGACCATGGAACAATATCAACAAATGTTCGGACGCACTGGTTGA
- a CDS encoding Gmad2 immunoglobulin-like domain-containing protein: protein MSLFILLLLASSCTWSRQQAPANQSPDPTTPQPLFLAVYYVKSTSQESYLVREVHQIPPAKDPALKAVQELISGEPSTPGAIRILPPNTKVLGVTVKDGLATVNFSREVLEHPSAGAEGEALAIQSVVNTLTEFPEIRQVSFQVEGKVDERARDWWGHVGLYDQPFRRDLSRVYEPAIWVTHPTPDQVVGVPLLVKGSARVYEGTVNARLLDSQGKVLVSAYTTATRAAPERGDFEMRLNFKPPQDGKGILEVYSISAKDGSIENKVTIPVRWP from the coding sequence TTGAGCCTTTTCATCTTGTTGCTCCTGGCATCCAGCTGTACCTGGTCCAGGCAGCAAGCACCGGCAAATCAATCGCCGGACCCCACCACTCCCCAACCCCTCTTCCTGGCTGTGTATTATGTAAAATCTACAAGCCAGGAAAGCTATTTGGTGCGGGAAGTCCACCAGATACCCCCGGCGAAGGACCCGGCTCTGAAAGCGGTACAGGAATTAATTTCAGGTGAGCCATCTACTCCAGGAGCCATACGTATTTTACCCCCCAACACCAAGGTCCTGGGTGTAACGGTAAAGGACGGTCTGGCTACAGTCAATTTCTCCAGGGAGGTACTGGAACACCCCAGTGCAGGTGCCGAAGGGGAAGCCCTGGCCATCCAAAGCGTGGTCAACACTTTAACTGAGTTCCCGGAAATCCGCCAGGTATCGTTCCAGGTGGAAGGCAAGGTGGATGAGCGCGCCCGGGACTGGTGGGGCCACGTAGGTTTATATGATCAACCTTTCCGCAGGGATTTGTCCAGGGTTTATGAACCGGCCATTTGGGTCACCCACCCCACACCGGATCAGGTAGTTGGTGTGCCGCTACTGGTCAAGGGTAGCGCCAGAGTTTACGAAGGAACGGTCAACGCCAGACTGCTGGACAGCCAGGGCAAGGTTTTGGTCAGCGCATATACCACCGCCACCAGGGCTGCCCCCGAGCGGGGAGACTTTGAAATGCGGCTCAACTTCAAACCCCCGCAGGACGGAAAGGGTATCCTGGAAGTTTACTCGATCAGCGCCAAGGACGGCAGTATTGAAAACAAGGTAACCATACCTGTGCGCTGGCCTTAA
- a CDS encoding zinc-ribbon domain containing protein, producing MSYEDKVLTCRDCGADFIFTAGEQAFYAEKGLMNEPTRCRDCRRRRKQRNSGNAGGMERQMYDTFCSTCGAPTQVPFKPTGRKPVYCRECMAANRRASFR from the coding sequence GTGTCTTACGAGGACAAAGTGCTTACCTGCCGCGACTGCGGCGCCGATTTCATCTTCACCGCCGGAGAACAGGCCTTTTACGCCGAGAAAGGCCTGATGAACGAACCCACCCGCTGCCGGGACTGCCGCCGCCGGCGCAAACAGCGCAACAGCGGTAACGCCGGGGGAATGGAACGGCAGATGTACGATACCTTCTGCTCTACCTGCGGTGCACCCACCCAGGTGCCCTTTAAACCTACCGGCCGCAAGCCGGTTTACTGCCGGGAGTGCATGGCGGCAAACCGGCGGGCAAGCTTCCGCTAG